In Dyadobacter sp. CECT 9275, the following proteins share a genomic window:
- a CDS encoding DUF5686 and carboxypeptidase-like regulatory domain-containing protein produces MLKTLYIRFALMAGILLLGGTGVLAQTTTIKGVITDAQTGETLPYVSIVIPGTTMGTSADVDGKYALTLKENYAAIRFTYVGYESIDKKITVGADQVINIKMKVDASMLKEVTVKGRARYRNKDNPAVQLIRQVIENRDKNQMANYDFAEYEQYEKISFALSNLSDKFKERRIFRNYQFLFKDQDSSTIGGKNILPAYIQEKLSQVYFRKNPYTKKQWVKANRRAEFDARFVDNDGLSAYFNRLYEDINIYKNDISIATNLLLSPIANTAPTFYKYFIRDTVKTHEPWLVELGFVPRNKTDMLFEGKLFITLDGNYAVQNAYLTVNKDINLNFMRDLEARLEFEKSPDGRYHPSKTTLGMEFALGEKGGGLFGQRVVNYKNYEVNQPRPDSVYRGPAEQAIYNPLIKTGESYWQQVRHIPLEKSERDIYRNVDTLQTIPSFRRTMDITSLFLAGYKSFDIVEVGPVNTFYSFNPVEGFRLRFGGRTTTDLSKRIFFETYAAYGFKDQKWKYFLSGTYSLNNKSVYHFPLHYIRASYQRDTKIPGQDLQFVQEDNFLLSFKRGQNNRWLYNDIYKAEYVREFQNRFSYKVGFTHWNQRPAGILEYKPVEHIDGQPTVAQLSNTEVNLELRYAPNEQFYQGKLYRTPIINKFPIFTLRYNAGLKGVLNGENSYHNVTANISKRIYLSQLGFMDITTEGGYIFGKNIPFPLLTIHRANQTYAYQLNSYNLMNFLEFVSDHYASLDVQYYMNGFLFNKIPLLKKLKLREVFSFKAAVGGLRDENNPLKGASVYQFPVDDQGRPISYTMDKQPYMEGSIGVANIFKLLRVDLVKRFNYLDHPNVSEWGIRARFRLDF; encoded by the coding sequence ATGTTAAAGACACTATACATAAGATTTGCCCTCATGGCCGGTATACTCCTTCTGGGAGGCACAGGCGTGCTTGCGCAAACTACCACGATCAAAGGGGTAATCACCGACGCACAAACCGGAGAAACGCTGCCGTACGTTAGCATTGTCATTCCAGGTACCACCATGGGTACCTCCGCGGATGTAGATGGGAAATATGCACTTACTCTTAAGGAGAATTACGCTGCCATCCGGTTCACTTACGTAGGCTACGAGAGCATTGATAAAAAAATAACCGTTGGTGCTGACCAGGTGATCAACATCAAGATGAAGGTTGATGCTTCCATGTTAAAAGAAGTGACGGTAAAAGGCAGGGCCCGGTACCGGAACAAGGATAACCCGGCAGTACAGCTTATCCGCCAGGTCATTGAAAACCGGGATAAAAACCAGATGGCTAATTATGACTTTGCGGAATATGAGCAGTATGAGAAAATCTCTTTTGCACTGAGCAACCTTTCCGACAAGTTTAAGGAACGCCGTATTTTCCGCAACTATCAGTTCCTGTTCAAAGACCAGGATTCTTCCACCATAGGCGGGAAAAACATATTACCGGCTTATATTCAGGAGAAACTGTCTCAGGTATATTTCAGAAAAAATCCGTATACAAAAAAACAGTGGGTGAAAGCGAACCGTCGTGCTGAGTTTGATGCACGGTTTGTAGACAACGATGGCTTGAGTGCCTATTTTAACCGGCTGTATGAGGATATCAATATTTATAAAAATGATATCTCCATTGCCACCAACCTGCTGCTTAGCCCGATAGCCAATACCGCTCCTACTTTTTACAAGTACTTTATACGGGATACCGTAAAAACACACGAACCATGGCTGGTAGAACTGGGATTTGTTCCCCGAAACAAAACAGACATGCTGTTTGAAGGGAAACTCTTCATTACGCTGGATGGAAACTACGCCGTGCAAAATGCCTATCTGACGGTAAATAAGGATATCAATCTCAATTTCATGAGAGACCTGGAAGCACGTCTGGAATTTGAAAAAAGTCCGGATGGCCGCTATCATCCGAGCAAAACAACACTCGGAATGGAGTTTGCGCTGGGCGAAAAGGGTGGCGGTCTGTTCGGGCAGCGGGTGGTTAATTATAAAAACTATGAAGTAAACCAGCCCAGGCCGGATAGTGTTTACCGGGGCCCGGCAGAACAGGCAATCTATAATCCGCTGATCAAAACAGGGGAAAGTTACTGGCAGCAGGTAAGACATATTCCGCTGGAAAAGTCTGAAAGAGATATTTATCGAAACGTTGATACCCTGCAGACCATTCCGTCTTTCCGGCGCACCATGGACATCACTTCTCTCTTCCTTGCAGGATATAAATCCTTTGACATTGTGGAAGTAGGGCCTGTGAATACCTTTTACAGTTTCAATCCGGTGGAGGGTTTCCGGTTAAGGTTCGGTGGGCGTACGACCACAGATCTCAGTAAACGGATATTTTTTGAGACCTATGCGGCCTATGGTTTTAAGGACCAGAAGTGGAAATATTTCCTGAGCGGAACCTATTCGCTTAACAACAAGTCTGTATATCATTTTCCGCTGCACTACATCCGGGCCAGCTATCAGCGGGATACAAAAATTCCCGGGCAGGACCTCCAGTTTGTGCAGGAGGATAACTTCCTGCTGTCTTTCAAAAGAGGGCAGAACAACCGCTGGCTTTACAACGATATCTATAAGGCAGAATATGTGCGGGAATTTCAGAACAGGTTCTCCTACAAAGTTGGCTTCACACACTGGAACCAGCGCCCGGCGGGTATACTTGAATACAAGCCAGTGGAACATATTGACGGTCAGCCCACCGTGGCTCAGCTGAGCAACACCGAGGTAAACCTGGAATTAAGGTATGCCCCCAACGAACAGTTCTACCAGGGCAAACTATACCGTACCCCGATCATCAATAAATTCCCGATTTTCACATTGCGGTATAATGCCGGATTAAAAGGTGTGCTGAACGGCGAGAACAGTTATCACAATGTAACGGCCAATATTTCCAAAAGGATATACCTGTCTCAACTGGGCTTTATGGACATTACGACGGAAGGCGGCTACATCTTCGGGAAAAACATTCCCTTCCCGTTGCTGACGATACACCGCGCCAACCAGACCTATGCATATCAGCTCAATTCCTACAACCTAATGAACTTCCTGGAATTCGTGAGTGATCATTATGCCAGTCTGGATGTACAGTATTATATGAACGGATTTCTGTTTAACAAAATCCCATTGCTCAAAAAGCTGAAATTGAGAGAAGTATTCAGTTTCAAGGCAGCCGTTGGCGGATTACGTGATGAAAATAACCCCCTTAAGGGCGCATCAGTTTACCAGTTCCCGGTTGACGACCAGGGCAGGCCTATCAGCTACACCATGGACAAGCAGCCTTACATGGAAGGCAGCATAGGCGTTGCCAACATTTTCAAACTGCTGCGGGTGGATCTGGTGAAACGTTTTAATTATCTGGATCATCCTAATGTTTCGGAATGGGGGATCAGGGCGCGGTTCAGGCTCGATTTTTAA
- a CDS encoding NAD-dependent epimerase/dehydratase family protein, which translates to MRGKVLITGASGFIGHHLVQQALERGYEVHAGVRPSSDISGLKAMETTIPLVFVYPDFSSRQTLEPLLKEGQYDYIIHGAAVTRAKNREAYNLVNATYTLHLAEAALSARLPLKRFVFMSSLAAIGPRTYAEAQKITEETKPFPVTSYGKSKLLAEKYLADLKELPLTIIRPTAVFGPGEKDIFILFKTLNKGLDLHIGTKPQRLSFVYVKDLVTATLTALVAGESKEHRAYNISDGQEYDRYALSELFGALKRKKLFRFHVPVKMIRMVATLLEGFSALSGKTPVLNTEKVNELTAANWYCSIEAASNELQYVPQYNLKKGLAETLDWYTTNKWL; encoded by the coding sequence ATGAGGGGCAAGGTACTGATCACCGGAGCAAGTGGGTTCATAGGCCATCATTTAGTGCAGCAGGCGCTGGAAAGAGGTTATGAAGTCCATGCAGGTGTGAGGCCTTCCAGTGATATTTCAGGATTGAAAGCCATGGAAACAACTATACCCCTTGTTTTTGTCTATCCGGATTTCAGCTCCCGGCAAACATTGGAGCCTCTTTTGAAAGAGGGACAGTATGACTACATTATTCATGGAGCCGCGGTTACGAGAGCAAAAAATAGGGAAGCTTACAATCTGGTCAACGCAACTTATACACTTCATCTAGCGGAAGCTGCACTGTCAGCCAGACTACCCCTCAAAAGGTTTGTATTTATGAGCAGTCTGGCGGCCATCGGGCCACGGACCTATGCAGAAGCACAAAAAATCACCGAAGAAACAAAACCTTTTCCGGTTACATCCTACGGTAAAAGCAAGTTACTCGCTGAAAAATATCTGGCTGATTTAAAGGAGCTTCCGCTTACTATTATAAGACCAACCGCCGTTTTTGGGCCCGGCGAAAAGGACATTTTTATCTTGTTTAAGACCCTCAACAAAGGCCTCGACCTGCACATCGGAACAAAACCGCAGCGGCTGAGTTTCGTATATGTGAAAGACCTGGTAACAGCTACATTAACTGCTCTGGTGGCCGGAGAATCAAAAGAGCACCGCGCCTATAATATTTCGGACGGGCAGGAATATGACCGGTACGCATTGTCAGAGCTGTTTGGAGCACTAAAGAGGAAAAAGTTATTCAGGTTCCATGTTCCGGTAAAGATGATCAGAATGGTTGCCACGTTGCTGGAAGGATTTTCGGCTCTGTCGGGTAAAACACCGGTTCTGAATACGGAAAAAGTGAATGAACTAACGGCTGCAAACTGGTATTGCAGTATAGAAGCGGCCAGCAATGAGCTGCAATATGTGCCTCAATATAATTTAAAGAAAGGTCTTGCGGAAACGCTGGACTGGTACACCACGAACAAATGGCTTTAA
- the spt gene encoding serine palmitoyltransferase has translation MRSRLQNRVAEFTEAAQARAKGVYPYFRAIESAQDTEVMIGGKPVLMFGSNSYLGLTTHPYVMEAAQKAVEKYGSGCAGSRFLNGTLDIHEQLEHRLAKFTGKESAVLFSTGYQANLGAISCLTGRNDYLILDERDHASIIDGSRLSFSKVIKYAHNDMADLRKKLNLLPEDALKLIVTDGIFSMEGDIVKLPELNTVAEEFGASILVDDAHSLGVIGHRGAGTSSHFGLTDATDLIMGTFSKSFASLGGFIASDYETIEYIKHRGRSLIFSASMTPASVGSTLAALEIIESEPFHMERLWANTRYAKELLLMNGFDLGQTESPILPIYIRDNEKTFMITKLLLEEGVFVNPVVSPAVRTDETLIRFSLMATHTFSQIEEAIDKMAKIYREICPEAIKEKL, from the coding sequence TACGGAGGTGATGATTGGAGGGAAGCCGGTTTTAATGTTCGGGTCAAATTCTTATCTGGGGCTTACCACGCATCCTTATGTCATGGAAGCCGCACAAAAGGCCGTTGAAAAGTATGGAAGCGGCTGCGCAGGTTCCAGGTTCCTGAACGGGACGCTGGACATTCATGAGCAGCTTGAACACAGGCTTGCCAAATTTACAGGAAAAGAATCTGCCGTTCTGTTCAGCACAGGCTACCAGGCTAACCTGGGAGCAATTTCCTGTCTTACGGGCCGCAACGATTACCTGATTCTCGATGAGAGAGACCACGCTTCCATCATTGACGGTAGCCGGTTATCCTTCTCCAAGGTCATCAAATATGCTCATAATGACATGGCCGACCTCAGGAAAAAACTGAATCTGCTGCCTGAGGATGCCTTAAAGTTGATTGTTACCGACGGGATTTTCAGCATGGAAGGAGATATAGTAAAACTTCCCGAGCTCAACACCGTTGCAGAAGAATTTGGTGCTTCCATTCTCGTGGACGATGCACACAGTCTGGGTGTTATAGGGCACCGCGGTGCGGGAACCTCTTCGCACTTTGGCCTTACCGACGCGACTGATCTGATAATGGGCACTTTCAGCAAGTCGTTTGCTTCCCTGGGTGGATTTATTGCCAGTGATTACGAAACCATTGAGTACATCAAACACCGTGGAAGATCCCTCATTTTCAGCGCCAGCATGACGCCTGCCAGTGTGGGAAGCACCCTGGCAGCACTTGAAATCATCGAGTCGGAACCTTTTCATATGGAGCGGTTGTGGGCCAATACCCGTTACGCCAAGGAACTGCTGCTCATGAACGGCTTTGACCTTGGGCAAACCGAGAGTCCGATCCTGCCCATTTATATCAGAGACAACGAAAAAACATTTATGATCACAAAACTTCTTCTGGAAGAAGGCGTGTTCGTAAATCCTGTAGTATCTCCGGCAGTACGTACCGACGAAACGCTGATCCGTTTTTCATTAATGGCAACACACACATTCAGTCAGATAGAAGAAGCAATAGACAAGATGGCAAAAATTTACCGCGAAATCTGCCCAGAGGCAATCAAAGAAAAACTATGA